In the Silene latifolia isolate original U9 population chromosome 1, ASM4854445v1, whole genome shotgun sequence genome, gtttttaatttacttgagtttgagagaaatttttttagagagagaaagtcaaAAGGGCAGTaatcgtcttttttatgaaaaacgtcgtcgatatttactaaaacgtcgtcgatataaatcagccctCTTTTGAAACTTGTTATCCAGAATTCCAGGAGGTTGTTCTACAAAGAGTTCTTCTTGTAGATATCGACGTCCATCTGAAATAATTCGAGTCCTTTGTAAGGGTTAAAAGCTATTAACAGCCTGATAGCCTCAAGTCTAGCAATGGGagcgaaggtctcgtcataatcaatCCCTTCTTATTTATTGTACCCTTgcacaaccaatcttgctttgtttcgcACAATAACTCCCGTGTCATCCAACTTGTTTCTAAATACCCATCCTGTGCCAATTATAGTTCGAATCTTCGGTCTCGGAACCAAGTGCCAAACCTTGTTCCTTTTGAACTGTTGCAACTCTTCTTGCATGGCGATTATCCAATCTGGTTCTGCAAGAGCTTCTATAATGTTGGCAGGTTCAATGGTTGAAAGAAAGGAGTAGAAAGAACAAAAGTTGTTCAATGATCTTCGGGTTTGAACAtctttcttcaaatttccaaGAATACTATCCATAGGATGAGAGTCCTTATATTTCAATTTCttagaaattggaggcactttaTTATCATTTGAACTTGAGCTACCTTCTTCAATTGATTGGGATTCAAGAATTGTTCCCCCTGAATTCAATCCTGAGGTTGTAGTAGAATCAGGTATTCCACATAAAAATAAGGTATTTGCTAAATCCAACACAAATATTACTAAATCCTACACTTTTTTTCCGGCTTTTTCCGACTTTACCCCACACATTTTTACCCACAAAAAAACCCTGGAGAGAAAGGGAGAGAAAGGGAAATGGGAGACCATGAAAGCTGTAAAACTGCCCTCCAGCCCAACCACCAGCCGCCGACGACGGAGAGAGGAGAAGGGGTTGGGTCGTCGGCAACGTGGAAGAGAGAATGAACAAAGTGCGTAAACGGGGCTGGGTAGGGGGCGTAGACGGCGAGGCTGGGTAAGCACTAAGGTGGTCGACGGAGACGGAACATTAGGTCGACGACGAAACTACGTAGGGTGGTCGACGGCGGGCTGGCTAAGGTGTGTCGCCGACGGGCTGGATAAGGTATGTCGACGGCGAGAAGGAATAGCGAGTGGGCTGCGCGGTTAGGTAGAGTGGTTGACGGTGAGGCTCGGTAGGGTGGTCGACGGTGCAACAGTCTGGTGGTTGGCGGTGGGGAAGAGTAGTCGGGGATGGTGAAGGGGAATGGGTGTGGCCGTGTGGGTGGCAGGAGGGCGTCGGGTTGTGAATTAGggtgaattttttttattttttaatctaAGGGtagttttggaaaaaaaaatgataaaatgttTAGGATTAAGTAAAATCGTGTGTAGGATTTAACAATTAAAAGACCTATTACATTTAGTAAATAAAACAAATACTCCTATAAAACCCATATAATTTCCTAAAATAAAGTAAACTTTCATCTTTAATCTAATAACTCCCACATATCCCACATACGGAATATCTAGCAAGCATATCaataaacacaaattcttgtttgtgacggcatcTATCCAAAACTACATAAGGTTTCAAAAAACTTTACCTCTAAAATTGTGGCTTTATGTGTGTAAATGTATAATGTCCCTTTAGTATGATTATTATGAGCTGTTATCATTTGGAGTACTAAAGTCATAAAATCATTTTGCTATAAATCACAAGTATTAAAAGAGGTTGCTTTTGATACGTGTTAGGAGTATATTTTTGTTAATATTTGCACCTTTCTTTAGAGATTGGGAATGGAAGATTACTGGAGGTGTAGTTGAGCAGTTAGGAACAATAATTGTAGGAGTTAGCTCTTAAAAGAACTTGCAGTTCAATATTCAATAATAATACCACCTTTTGTTTTGGGAAAGATGTATAATGTGTACTCCACTTCACCTTATTTCTAGCCTTGCCTTTTCCAGATGAATATTGAAAGTATACTCTTTATGTTCTCATTCTCAACCTCTTTATGTCACACAATTGCCTTTTCTGTAAGACTAACCGACTTTTTCTAATATAAAGATAGCGAAAATAATCAAGTTTATCCCGTCTGTAATTGAAACTTGATTATTTTACTTGACTAATCCTCACTGACCCAATGCATCAACCTAACACTAGTACACGACTAACACTAAACCACTGCAAAAACAAACCCAGACATTAAGTACCGCCATCAGACGCTAATGACAAACCGCGAGATGAAAGAGGCACTGTTGTAATGCAAATCAATGTTTCATCGTTTATATATACAAAGAGACATTTATTCTGTACACTTCTTGTGCTCTTGGAAGCACAATTAGCAATTGCAAATGAATCCTACAAATGGTTCTCCAAAAATGCTAAGACTGCCAAACCAGCTGCccaaacatcatcatccaacacATGCTCTGCAGGAGAGTGACTAACTCCGCCTCGACACCGAACAAAGAGCATTCCCATCTGTCAGTGTTATATCTATGAGATCTCTAATCCACCAGTTTCATACTATATTACTCAGATAATCAGATTAACAAGAAACTGACCTTAGTTAAATGAGCCATGGCCATGGCATCGTGCCCAGCTCCACTCATTAATTTCGGCACATCAATTTCAACATCACCGACCATTTTTTTGAATGCCGAAAGAGCAGCAGAATTGAGCTGTGAGCTCAATTCAGAATCACAATTCACGGCATTTGCATCATGCTAAATGTTTTATAAAAGCAATCAGAATCACGCCAAGTAAAAGCAGGGAGAAATTTGGTAATTGAATGAAAAGGAAGTACCTTTCTCTCAATTACACACGAAACTGAACGTTTATCACAGATGTTATACATTTTCTTTGATAATTCATACAGAACAGCCTCGCGGCCTGCATCATCCATAGCACGTAAATCTATCGTAAAAGtcacctacaaaaaaaaaaaaaaaaaaaaaaaagaaagaaaaactgCATATGTCAGAAATTTGAAGCAATTTCATAGAGAGTATTTATTACCTCTACGAAAGATTAAGAAGAGCCCTATTTTATTTTTGTCGACAACCAATGTCAACTTTTACCTTCAATTTTTCCAAATATGTGTAGAGACTGTAATGTTTAGTTATTAAAATTTATatcaaattctcatttaaaaAGAGCAGTTGTTGTATATTGTGAAAATATATAAGTCAAATCAATGTCGATTGACCATCAAAGTCAAATAGAGCCACTACAAAAGGGATAGAGGGAAAAGCGTATGAAGTAGAAGCATAAGGTGAAGATCCTGCCTGTCCTGGAATAACGTTACTGGCACTTGGCCACAATGACATTTCTCCTACAGTACAAACAAGTGATCCAGAAAGAGATTCAACATCGCTACATTCACCATCAGATGACAAATAGTTCTGAGGGTGTTTGCAAAGGCTTTCTAGAGATACTATCAATTCAGCAGCAGCTGCCATTGGATCACGGCGCATGGACATGGGGACAGTTCCTGCATGTCCTTGAGAACCTGATACTGTTACCTGCAATGAACTAGATGTGAGATTGTAAATTTCCCATACAAACTTGACGTCCCAGTTAGTAGTTGGTCTCTGCAAATTTCACCACAATTTTTATAATGGCGCATTCGGAAACAGGTTCTATGTACTTAGTTAGAAGTTGGTCACTGCAATTTCAATGCATTTTCTGTTTCTGCACATTCGAAAAAAAGTTCTATGCCTTTCCATCATTTAAGTAAGATTATGCACATCCGATTTTCTCATAGGCGGAAGCCATTGAGAGACCATGTAATGTTGTTTACTTCTTATTGTTAAAATTCATTAGAGAAAACACTTTAGTGAAGGTCTTCCCAGTCTACGTTTCTTCATTACTTCTAACACTTCACTTCCCTCACTGTCTCGCATATCGGACACGGCGACCGACATAGAACACAGGGCCCACCAAAATCAGACAACACTCACACTTGCCTCATCTCCTCAATAAATTTTAAAATGTAGACCAAGAGCGAGAAGATAAAGAGAAAAGTAAAAGGGTATACAGTAGACTTGAACAATTTCAAGAAAAATGAAGAGGGAGACAAGGGGGCATGTCCCTGGTCGAAcaacgagaaaaaaaaaattccccctTTTTCTGGCAGCAGACAGCACGGCTAGTTTAAGTATTTTACATTGTGTCTGTGTCTAATAACTGGGCAAGACACTTGAGGTTGACCGTATACACGTGTCGCGTTAAATGTTAAAACGGAGTGTCACACAGCCGACACCGACACCATGTCGCACCTGACTCCGTGTAGACAAGTCCGATTAACATAGATCGCAGTCGTCCATCCTCTCACATGAATGGGAGTGCATATTTCATTTCCACTCATGGCCCTCATGCTTGCAAATCAGAGCAAGTTTTTAAACCAAAAGAGGATCTTCCATTCATCCAGATTTCTTGACTGTACGTCTGTACCCTTAAATTtcataaatatttttaaaaactTACAATTTCAAGTGTGTGAAGCATCAATATACAAATCCACATGGACAAAATGAGAGTCCTGCCAGCGTAAAGAAAACTGTATGGAAATTTTTTGGATTTGGTGGGAATGGCATTGTGTGCATTACGCTAAGAATATCATGTACAGGGAGACGTGGATCAGAAACCCCAAACTATTTTATGTTCACGTCTTTCACATTTTCTTAGATAATGAAAGATATTAGAACAAGCATAATGTTTCCTCATAAAAGTGTATTTGATTATCATGTTGCCGTATGGGAACTATGTGAAGATGTAGAGTTTGCACCATAAGTAATAACTACTTCAAAGAAAGGGATTAGTGGTCAACCTTTTTCCCTCAGAAGTTGTGTGGACGAATGCCAGGGTTAGCCAGGATATTAGCTGATGTTCATCTGGTTCATATGACAACTTTGTAGTACTAGTTACCCTGAAAGATTTTTTAACGAAAGGTCTTGGAGTGCTGGTTGATAGTCCATTTGTATTGTTTCTATTTCATTGATCGGAAAGAGTCTGTTGAACTACAAAAAAGTAACATAGCGAATGTACCTTCAATCGAGTCTGTCCAGCTATGCCTTTCACTACCGCAAGGGGAAGACCAGCTAATTCTAATACGGGCCCTTGTTCAATGTGAACCTGCAGCACATATATAAACCCAAATTTAGAAGGCTCAAAAAACCAAATATTTATGCATTTCTCATTTAAGTATATGATATGATTAATGGATTGGTCTCACATTTAGAACTGTCTTTCACGGAGTACTAAGTTTTTGTGGAACTAAAATGGCCGCGGTTAAAAAACCAAAATATTTAGTATACCTCCACATAACCCCAGACAGACTGTGGCTGATACTTTAGCTGGAGAAGGGTCTCCTCTGTAGCTTCAATTGAGTTCTCCTTAAGAACTTCTTGTAATGTTTTCCCTCTGGATAAGGTGCAACAAAGGAAAAATCAGCAGATGTGCATTAAAAAAGCATATGGTCAAAGACTGCAAGAAACTAGTTTTGAACCTCTTGTCAGCTACACTCAAAGAGGAAGCAGGTAAGATCCCAGAAATCGCAGCACTTCCTAGAAAAGTTGACTGAAACCTCACACCTTCTTCATCACTGAAGGCTATGACCTAAATTGTTTACCGCAAAGAATCAATTCATGGTTAAAAGTAGCGTAAATATCAGATAAGTTTCAAATATTCATCGCGGAATAAAGCAAAACAGGCTCACTAAACTCTATGTCGTTAAAAGGAATCTCATGCATTTTACGATGCAATTTCATTTTGGAACAGGAATCCGTGATGATAGCATGGTGCAAATTCCCAACAGACTAATGAAGAAAAATCAAATGTCAAAGCTCGTTTTTGGTAGGATAAAGAATCTACTTTTCGACAGTGACAATGAAGCAGATTGAAATCTTGAATAGCTAAGAAGTCAGACAAAAACCAACAAAGAAGATAACGCAATCAACAGTGAAGATTTTTAAAGAGTGGAATCGCCAGTAAAATGCCATGTATCAACCGGGATTGTATTTACGTTTTGAAAAAAGTATCCAACATATTATACTACCTCCATCTCAGATTTCGTCCCCATTTGACTTTGGTGGTCAACCAAAGCTAAGTTAGCTAACCTTTTACCATTAATTTTTCCAAATATACATTGAGATAATATCAAGTTTGTCATGCTTGATTTATAAGAACTACTTTCATATTACCATCTTTAAAAGCTTGCAACTTTTGTACTGTAAGTCTGTAAGAGAATGTACAGAGGGAGTATCAGGAAGCAGAATACTAACCTCGATCGGGCGCCTCAACGATTCTAACTTGTTGATGACTTTCAATACCTTTAGAGCTGATATTGCGGATATGATTCCTAATGCCCCATCAAACTTTCCCGCGTCCACCACAGTATcctatgttaaaaaaaaaaaaaaaaacagaacagACGCACATGAATCTACTATCCTGATAAGATCCTCCAAACAGAAACTATGAAAGGCAAGAACAGGAAATAACCAAATGCGAGCCAATCAACAGTGCAGGAGCACTTGCGTTCATTCCATCAACACGGCCATGCACATTACCCATAGGGTCCACCCACCTGCATCGAGACACAATTTAACATACCAAGCTAGAATTTTATACACGTTAAATTAGTGGGAGAATCCTCACGTCCTCAAGCCAGCATCTTCCATCCATTGACGAATAACACTTGCAGCTTTTATTGAAGCAGGGCTCATAAATGTCCTCTCAAGGTACCCATCTACATCACTTACCTATAAAAAACACAATTAATTACGCATCCACGTTTCTTGCTCACTCAAAACCTAAACCAGCTAGAGTGAGGATCCAATGCAATAAAGCATTAGAACAATTTAAACTTGAATTAGCTGCCTCTCATAGTAATATTAGTCTAGAAACCATTTCAACAAAATAATGGCCCATTCTGTGATAGACAAATGTTCGTTATTGTTTTTCGATCACAAGCAACGCTGCTATACTAAAGTCCCTTATGAATAGTTAAGACATCTCTGTCATAGCTAACTGTCATAAAATAGCAATCATTATAAACATTATTCGTATTATTTTTTCATTCCAATGTTATGTCAAATTTAGCCGAATTGTGCACATCTACAGAAATATCGGAACAATGCTTGTACTATCAACAAGTTTGACAGTTATGCAAGGACACTAATACCAAATGATAATATCATGAAGTAATTAGAGCTCTCCAAGATGATTGGTAATAGTACAACTATCTTCCATGACATAAGATGTGGTACGAGTTCCAACAAACTTACAAATTCCAGCCGACCCCTAAAATTGTTTCTAGAGCTTGTTAACatgaaagtaacaatgatgaTATGTTAAAAGACGCATCAAAAGTACCACAAATGCAGGAGTCCGTAAGATTATTCCTGAAACAACTTGTTGATAGGACGAGTTACCCAACCGACCAACAAACTGTTGTGATCATGTAAAATTGTTTACTGGTTCAGATGTCAACTAGCTTAGGTGATAAAGTACTTAGGGTGATATCATAACCAAGTTTTGATGTCAACATCAGAACTATCCGTGTGGCTCCTTTTACACCAAAAAATGTTAAAACACAATTCACTTGTGAAAGAATTAAGTGACTTACATGCAATTGAAAGTGACATAAATCTATAGAACCCGAAGTCAATGAAGACAAAAATTGACCAATTACAACATATTACTGTatcaaataacaaattaaaacagcAATCATCAACTTAATATTTAATTCAATGAATCAGTATAGTAAATGAAAGCTAAGTTTTGATTAATATACCTTTCCAAGCTCATTTAATCTAGATACGGCTTCGTCTCTCAGAAATTCCTTGTACAACTCATGTCCTACACCTCCTTCTGATTCATCATTTCCTACATcacatcatatcatatcatatagtTATTCTCATGTAAGACCGCATTACACAAAAATCGTGTAAATGGATTTATCTAGTAATACAAATATCATGATTCATAACCCATTTAAATGAAAACTAGTTATTAAAAAATCCGTTTTACAAACTTATTGTCTCACCTTACACAAGAATTTGTACATGTTATATACACTGTTAGTTcccatcatttgtttacctttgattaaaatacgaataaaaaatataaacaaatgattgggaagGAGGGAGCAGAGAATAACCGTCAAGTACTCATGAAACACAGGTCAAACAGTTAGAACAAAGTATCACTATCGAAtaattcatttaatttaaataatcaGAGATTCAGATTCCGTTATAAACATGGAATAAATCCCTTTTTATatgtataataaataaataaatcctgaTTTTCCTGAGACTATATAATGATTGCATATCAATTACACAGTAATGATTAAATCAATCAATGAAATGATTCGtgcaacaaaaaaaaatattcacTCGAAAAAGACCGTCAAAAGTAGTGATCTATCCGACTCGAATCTAGACTAAACCGAATAATAAAAATCATGAAAACCCAGAAAAGATGAAAAATTTGAGTACCATGTAAGACATCATTAGAAGCAGCAGTGGAAGTAGAAGATGAGGCaagaaaggaaagagaaaataagaaaaagggtaaaagagaaagagaggaagCCATGGGAGGGAGGGAGGAAGGTAAGCAAGTAAGCAGGCTGTATAATCCCACACAAGTCTTCAAGTGACTTGCGGTGATGAGGGATGACAGCTGCTTTGGTCTGCCTCACTATCGATTCCCTTCCTGTTTTCCAACTTATATACTCCACTTCTATTCATGAATTccgttcctttttttttttttcttgcgtCACGGTCTCGCACTAAATTATTGAGACGTTTTTGTTTCATATTCTTAttcttatatactccctcctattcacaataaacctcccattttattttggcacaaatattaaggaaacacactacctcaccatataattaaatttggatcaCACAAATACACTTATACACtacccaccatacaattaaatttggaccacacaaacacttaccaaaaaaggaaatagagaagttattgtgaatagacggaaaaagaaataaggaagtttattttgaatgggagggagtatattttattgATATTATGCGGAGTAGTATATAGGTATTTTTAATTTTCATCTATTTGGGTGTTAAATAAGAAAGGTActatatatattaaaaaaaagaACAAATATATGTGAAAAACTAAaatctgtaaaaaaaaaaatatatatatatatataattaattaCGAAAACTAAAAGGCAATACTAATAAATTGAGAGGGAGATTTTAAAAGATAAATTCTCATTTGTAACGGACGTTTTTTGTGACATatttgtgacctctcacaattTCATAAGTTATATCAAAGTTGGTTGGTGTGAGTagtaagagcatctccaatggttcaTGTTTGGGGACTTGCTTGCAATATTTACAAAATTATAAACATGTAGCTTACCATTGGAGTAGGAAAATTCAAGAAAGAAGCTTAAAAGATGTAGAAATTTGTCAAGCTACACATGGCTtggtttttaaagaaaaaaactAAATTATTTTATTGGATGAAAATAAGAATGTGGACCCACGCAGTTTCTACAAGATGTTGTAGTCCGTCATTGGAGCGGTACGTAGCTGAAAAGCAGAGTAgcttgaaaaatcgatttgacaaatcAAGCTACATCATATTGTAGTTGTCCATTGGAGTTGCTCTAAGAGCTCTCATTTCTTAAACAAATGATCAGGAGTTCGATTTCTGATTCTTA is a window encoding:
- the LOC141599612 gene encoding allantoate deiminase 2, whose amino-acid sequence is MASSLSLLPFFLFSLSFLASSSTSTAASNDVLHGNDESEGGVGHELYKEFLRDEAVSRLNELGKVSDVDGYLERTFMSPASIKAASVIRQWMEDAGLRTWVDPMGNVHGRVDGMNASAPALLIGSHLDTVVDAGKFDGALGIISAISALKVLKVINKLESLRRPIEVIAFSDEEGVRFQSTFLGSAAISGILPASSLSVADKRGKTLQEVLKENSIEATEETLLQLKYQPQSVWGYVEVHIEQGPVLELAGLPLAVVKGIAGQTRLKVTVSGSQGHAGTVPMSMRRDPMAAAAELIVSLESLCKHPQNYLSSDGECSDVESLSGSLVCTVGEMSLWPSASNVIPGQVTFTIDLRAMDDAGREAVLYELSKKMYNICDKRSVSCVIERKHDANAVNCDSELSSQLNSAALSAFKKMVGDVEIDVPKLMSGAGHDAMAMAHLTKMGMLFVRCRGGVSHSPAEHVLDDDVWAAGLAVLAFLENHL